Proteins encoded within one genomic window of Pararhizobium capsulatum DSM 1112:
- the ppa gene encoding inorganic diphosphatase produces the protein MRIDAISIGKNPPEDINVIVEVPVGGHPIKYEMDKEAGTLVVDRFLYTPMTYPGNYGFVPHTLSDDGDPIDVLIASTRPLVPGCVINVRPIGVMMMEDNSGKDEKIVAVPNYHLTKRYDKVKEYTDLPEITLQQIEHFFEHYKDLEPGKWVKIFGWKDAGVARQLIVEAIERAKQDKK, from the coding sequence ATGCGCATCGATGCAATTTCCATCGGCAAGAATCCGCCGGAAGATATCAACGTGATCGTCGAAGTGCCGGTCGGTGGCCATCCGATCAAGTACGAAATGGACAAGGAAGCCGGTACGCTGGTCGTCGATCGCTTCCTCTACACGCCAATGACCTATCCGGGCAATTATGGCTTCGTGCCGCACACGCTGTCCGATGATGGCGACCCGATCGACGTGCTGATCGCCTCGACCCGTCCGCTGGTTCCGGGCTGCGTCATCAATGTGCGCCCGATCGGCGTCATGATGATGGAAGACAATTCTGGCAAGGACGAGAAGATCGTTGCCGTACCGAACTATCACCTGACCAAGCGTTACGACAAGGTCAAGGAATACACGGACCTGCCGGAAATTACCCTGCAGCAGATCGAGCACTTCTTCGAACACTACAAGGATCTGGAGCCCGGCAAGTGGGTCAAGATCTTTGGCTGGAAGGATGCGGGCGTAGCCCGTCAGCTCATCGTCGAGGCGATCGAGCGCGCCAAGCAGGACAAGAAGTAA
- a CDS encoding GNAT family N-acetyltransferase, with translation MKTLSIEVRPGEPKDAAAISDVHRVSWLQAYAGLIPHRPLNQMVDRRNEAWWRKATRGPATLLVIDVAGVIAGYATLGLNRARSLPQEGEVYEIYLRPEYQGIGLGRILFGEAKNLLRSLGCQGLVVWCLEDSHHADRFFRMAGGRDICEGMEDFGEKHLKKVGYIWN, from the coding sequence ATGAAAACATTGTCTATCGAGGTGCGCCCAGGCGAGCCCAAAGACGCTGCTGCCATCTCGGATGTGCATCGGGTGTCATGGTTGCAAGCCTATGCTGGCCTGATCCCGCATCGCCCGCTCAATCAGATGGTGGACCGTCGTAACGAAGCGTGGTGGCGTAAGGCGACGCGCGGGCCGGCAACGCTTCTCGTTATCGACGTCGCCGGGGTTATCGCCGGTTACGCGACGCTTGGTCTCAACCGTGCCCGCTCCCTGCCGCAGGAAGGCGAGGTCTACGAGATTTATCTCAGACCGGAATATCAGGGCATCGGTCTCGGCCGCATTCTCTTCGGTGAAGCCAAGAACTTATTGCGTTCGCTGGGCTGCCAGGGCCTTGTCGTCTGGTGCCTCGAAGACAGCCATCATGCCGATCGGTTTTTCCGCATGGCCGGTGGTCGCGATATCTGCGAAGGCATGGAAGATTTCGGCGAAAAGCATCTGAAAAAGGTCGGCTATATCTGGAACTGA
- a CDS encoding RNA polymerase factor sigma-32 has translation MKNFSADRRMIKIAMAAPYLERQEEQQLAQAWKENHDQEARNKIAMSHMRLVISMASKFRNFGLPMSDLVQEGHLGLLEAAARFEPSREVRFSTYATWWIRASMQDYVLRNWSIVRGGTSSAQKALFFNLRRLRAKLAQGDKHLTAQAVHEEIATALGVSLADVQTMDARLSSNDTSLQAPISSGDSDSGERLDMLACSAPLPDEQVSEMIDQERRSIWLRHALSKLNEREMKIIRARRLCEDSATLEELGVDLGISKERVRQIETRALEKLKIALVAQAPVLASMPH, from the coding sequence ATGAAAAATTTCTCCGCAGACAGGCGTATGATCAAGATTGCAATGGCCGCTCCCTATCTCGAGCGTCAGGAAGAACAGCAACTTGCACAGGCTTGGAAGGAAAATCACGATCAGGAGGCCCGCAACAAGATTGCGATGTCCCATATGCGGCTGGTCATTTCCATGGCCTCCAAGTTCCGCAATTTCGGTCTTCCGATGAGCGATCTTGTTCAGGAAGGCCACCTTGGCCTTCTTGAGGCCGCCGCCCGTTTCGAGCCAAGCCGCGAGGTCCGGTTCTCAACCTACGCCACCTGGTGGATCCGGGCATCAATGCAGGACTATGTGCTGCGCAACTGGTCGATCGTCCGCGGGGGAACAAGCTCAGCGCAGAAAGCGCTTTTCTTCAATCTCCGCCGCCTGCGCGCCAAACTGGCCCAGGGCGACAAGCACCTGACGGCCCAGGCCGTACATGAGGAGATCGCTACGGCCCTTGGCGTCAGCCTTGCGGACGTGCAGACCATGGATGCCCGGCTTTCCAGTAACGATACCTCGCTTCAGGCGCCGATATCTTCGGGAGATTCCGACAGTGGCGAGCGACTGGACATGCTGGCCTGCAGCGCGCCTCTACCCGATGAGCAGGTTTCGGAAATGATCGACCAGGAGCGCCGCAGCATCTGGCTGCGCCACGCCCTCAGCAAGCTCAACGAACGCGAAATGAAGATCATTCGCGCTCGTCGCCTTTGCGAGGATAGCGCGACACTCGAAGAACTCGGCGTCGATCTCGGTATCTCCAAGGAAAGAGTGCGCCAGATCGAAACGCGCGCATTGGAGAAACTAAAAATTGCCCTGGTCGCCCAGGCCCCTGTGCTGGCAAGCATGCCGCACTGA
- a CDS encoding M48 family metalloprotease — protein MSLRVCVALLLLPLMAGCQSVIEQTYEPQVAPSSTPQIVDEVQKNDPRAQMGAREHPRIVASYGGEYKDAKTERLVARIAGALTAVSENPNQSYRITILNSPAINAFALPGGYLYVTRGLLALADDASEVAAVLSHEMAHVTANHGIERQQREEAEVIASRVVSEVLSSDLAGKQALARGKLRLAAFSRNQELQADVIGVRMLGEAGYDPYAAARFLDSMAAYARFSSVDPDADQSLDFLSSHPSAPQRVDLARRHARAFGPEGVGDRGRDYYLAGIDGLLYGDSPQEGYVRGQTFLHGKLGIRFDVPTGFQIDNKAEAVLATGPGDVAIRFDGVADAQHRSLTDYIASGWVTGLQPDTIRAIDINGLEAATARASAERWDFDVTVIRIDTQIYRFLTAVPKGAASLEPTADALRASFRRMTPQEIAALKPLRIRIITAKPGDTFATLSARMQGTDRKLDLFRMINALQMTSMIQPGDKLKIISE, from the coding sequence ATGTCCTTGCGCGTTTGCGTAGCCCTGCTCCTGCTGCCGCTCATGGCCGGCTGCCAGTCGGTCATCGAACAGACCTATGAGCCCCAGGTCGCTCCCTCATCGACACCCCAGATCGTCGATGAAGTCCAGAAAAACGACCCCCGTGCCCAGATGGGCGCCCGTGAGCACCCCCGTATCGTTGCGAGTTATGGCGGCGAATACAAGGATGCCAAGACCGAGCGGCTTGTGGCCCGCATCGCCGGCGCGCTGACCGCGGTTTCGGAAAATCCGAACCAGTCCTATCGCATCACCATCCTGAATTCCCCCGCGATCAACGCCTTTGCATTGCCCGGCGGCTATCTCTATGTGACGCGCGGTCTGCTTGCACTGGCCGACGACGCCTCGGAAGTCGCGGCCGTACTCTCCCACGAAATGGCCCACGTTACCGCCAATCACGGTATCGAGCGCCAACAGCGGGAAGAGGCCGAGGTCATTGCCAGCCGGGTCGTGTCGGAGGTCCTTTCCAGCGATCTCGCCGGCAAGCAGGCGCTCGCCCGCGGAAAGCTACGGCTCGCCGCCTTTTCCCGTAATCAGGAACTGCAAGCCGACGTTATCGGCGTTCGCATGCTCGGCGAAGCCGGCTACGATCCCTATGCTGCGGCCCGCTTCCTCGATTCGATGGCGGCTTACGCGCGCTTCTCCTCGGTCGATCCCGATGCCGACCAGAGCCTCGACTTCCTTTCAAGCCATCCCAGTGCGCCGCAGCGCGTCGATCTTGCCCGCCGTCATGCGCGGGCGTTCGGGCCTGAAGGTGTCGGCGATCGGGGCCGCGACTACTATCTCGCAGGCATCGACGGCCTGCTCTACGGTGACAGTCCCCAAGAAGGCTATGTGCGGGGCCAGACCTTCCTGCATGGCAAGCTCGGCATTCGCTTCGATGTTCCGACGGGCTTCCAGATCGACAACAAGGCGGAAGCTGTTCTGGCGACCGGACCCGGTGACGTCGCTATCCGCTTCGATGGAGTGGCCGACGCACAGCATCGCAGCCTCACCGATTATATCGCGAGCGGCTGGGTGACCGGTCTGCAGCCGGACACCATCCGGGCGATCGACATCAATGGTCTTGAAGCCGCAACCGCGCGTGCCTCGGCAGAACGGTGGGATTTCGATGTCACCGTGATCCGCATCGATACCCAGATCTACCGGTTCCTGACGGCGGTGCCGAAGGGCGCGGCCTCACTGGAACCAACCGCGGATGCCTTGCGCGCATCCTTCCGGCGAATGACTCCACAGGAGATCGCAGCGCTCAAGCCCCTGCGGATCCGTATAATCACGGCAAAGCCCGGGGATACGTTTGCCACCCTGTCCGCCCGCATGCAGGGCACCGATCGCAAGCTTGACCTCTTCCGCATGATCAACGCTCTGCAGATGACGTCGATGATCCAGCCGGGTGACAAGCTGAAAATCATTTCGGAATAG
- the thiQ gene encoding thiamine ABC transporter ATP-binding protein yields MTVENDNPAIFLDSVRVDFGKTRLSFTCAFQRGEIVAVTGASGSGKSTLLNIVAGFERPDRGRVVILGRDMTDTAPGERPVSVIFQDHNLFTHLDVGTNVGLGIDPGLKLDVADKARIAAALLRVGLDGFAKRMPATLSGGERQRIALARALVRRRPILLLDEPFAALDPALRTGMGALILDLRRNEEVTILLVTHHPEDVRRLADSVVFLEQGAIIVQEPKVAFLERAAPAEIARFLEK; encoded by the coding sequence ATGACCGTTGAGAACGACAATCCAGCCATTTTTCTGGACAGCGTCCGGGTGGATTTCGGCAAGACACGGCTTTCCTTCACCTGCGCCTTTCAGAGGGGTGAGATTGTTGCGGTGACGGGTGCGTCCGGTTCGGGCAAGTCGACCCTGCTGAATATCGTGGCGGGTTTCGAACGGCCGGACAGGGGTCGCGTCGTAATCCTTGGACGCGACATGACGGACACCGCGCCGGGCGAACGCCCCGTCAGTGTTATCTTCCAGGATCATAATCTCTTCACCCATCTCGACGTCGGCACCAATGTCGGTCTCGGGATCGATCCCGGCCTCAAGCTTGATGTGGCCGACAAGGCGCGGATTGCCGCGGCCCTGCTGAGGGTGGGCCTGGACGGGTTTGCCAAGCGCATGCCGGCCACGCTCTCCGGCGGCGAGCGTCAGCGGATTGCGCTTGCCCGGGCATTGGTGCGTCGCCGGCCGATCCTGCTTCTCGATGAGCCCTTTGCCGCACTCGATCCGGCGCTTCGCACCGGCATGGGTGCACTTATTCTCGATCTCAGGCGCAACGAGGAGGTGACGATCCTTCTGGTAACGCATCATCCGGAGGATGTGCGCCGATTGGCTGACAGCGTCGTCTTCCTCGAACAGGGTGCGATCATTGTGCAGGAGCCCAAGGTGGCCTTTCTCGAGCGTGCCGCCCCGGCGGAGATCGCGCGGTTTCTGGAAAAATGA
- the thiP gene encoding thiamine/thiamine pyrophosphate ABC transporter permease ThiP, whose protein sequence is MALPERRITLAVGVSILGGIALFVGLAAYALLTVDIGGSSDRVIFDAYVWRVTRFTLLQALLSTALSILFAIPLALALFRQSTFPGRIWIVRLLALPLGLPALVAALGLIGVWGRQGVVNSLLADIGLAQPLSIYGLAGILIAHVFFNLPLAARLMLAGLERLPGEYWLIGVNLGMRRFHLFRFIEWPVIRGLIPGIAGLIFMLCATSFTLVLTLGGGPAASTIEVAIYQALRFDFDPPRVIALSLLQIAMTGLLLVIARLLTPRVAESVTLGRSARRFDGRDVAGRLVDGFGIAICTGFVALPLAAVVVSGLQSDLLRLATDPVVQRAVVTSTTIALASALLCVAGTLSMVFARQTALRPRRPGRGARSLAAGIAGGSSLILLVPPVVLGAGWFLLLRPFGDVARFAPLIVIVINALMALPFAYRILDPAISSHRARTEVLSESLGLQFFNRLHLVDWPGLRRPILMALSFACALSLGDLGAVALFGSQDMVTLPYLLYSRMGSYRTMDAAGLALLLGFVCLILTIAGTPVEGQSERVDDR, encoded by the coding sequence ATGGCGCTGCCTGAACGACGGATAACGCTTGCTGTCGGGGTCTCGATCCTCGGCGGCATCGCATTGTTCGTCGGTCTGGCGGCTTATGCGCTCCTGACCGTTGATATAGGTGGCAGCTCCGACCGGGTTATTTTCGACGCCTATGTCTGGCGCGTGACACGCTTCACGCTGCTGCAGGCTTTGCTATCCACTGCATTGTCGATCCTGTTTGCCATCCCTCTGGCGCTGGCGCTGTTTCGCCAGTCCACCTTTCCGGGACGCATCTGGATCGTGCGGCTGTTGGCTTTGCCGCTCGGTCTCCCGGCTCTGGTGGCCGCTCTTGGCCTGATCGGCGTGTGGGGGCGTCAAGGCGTCGTGAACTCGCTTCTGGCAGACATCGGTCTCGCACAGCCGCTCAGCATTTATGGTCTGGCCGGTATATTGATCGCCCATGTCTTCTTCAACCTGCCGCTCGCGGCCCGGCTGATGCTTGCCGGGCTCGAGCGGTTGCCGGGTGAATATTGGCTGATCGGTGTCAATCTCGGCATGCGGCGGTTCCATCTCTTCCGCTTCATCGAATGGCCGGTCATTCGCGGTCTCATCCCGGGCATCGCTGGTCTCATCTTCATGCTGTGCGCGACGAGCTTCACGCTTGTTCTGACGCTCGGAGGCGGCCCTGCTGCAAGTACGATCGAAGTGGCGATCTATCAGGCCTTGCGCTTCGACTTCGATCCGCCGCGGGTGATTGCGCTTAGCCTGCTGCAAATCGCGATGACCGGTCTTTTGCTGGTGATTGCGCGGCTATTGACGCCGCGGGTGGCGGAATCGGTGACCCTTGGCCGCAGTGCTCGGCGCTTCGACGGTCGCGATGTTGCCGGACGCCTTGTGGATGGCTTCGGCATCGCGATCTGTACAGGCTTCGTTGCCCTGCCGCTGGCCGCAGTCGTTGTCTCAGGTCTGCAATCCGACCTTCTGAGGTTAGCGACAGATCCGGTTGTCCAACGCGCTGTTGTGACGAGCACCACGATCGCTCTTGCGTCGGCGCTGCTTTGTGTTGCCGGCACACTCTCCATGGTTTTCGCGCGCCAGACTGCCCTTCGACCGAGACGGCCTGGACGGGGGGCTCGCAGTCTTGCCGCCGGCATCGCTGGCGGCTCCTCGCTCATCCTGCTGGTACCACCTGTTGTTTTGGGTGCAGGCTGGTTTCTGTTGCTGCGCCCTTTCGGAGACGTAGCGCGTTTCGCGCCGCTGATCGTGATCGTCATCAATGCCTTGATGGCCCTTCCGTTCGCCTACCGCATCCTCGATCCGGCAATCTCCAGCCACCGTGCCCGCACCGAGGTTCTGTCGGAGAGCCTCGGCCTGCAGTTTTTCAACCGGCTGCACCTGGTCGATTGGCCGGGGTTGCGGCGGCCGATCCTGATGGCGCTTTCTTTCGCCTGTGCGCTGTCGCTGGGCGACCTCGGCGCCGTCGCGCTGTTCGGATCGCAGGATATGGTGACGTTGCCCTATCTGCTCTACAGCCGCATGGGCAGCTACCGGACAATGGATGCTGCGGGGCTTGCGCTCCTGCTCGGGTTCGTTTGCCTCATTCTGACGATTGCGGGAACGCCGGTAGAGGGGCAATCGGAGCGCGTTGATGACCGTTGA
- the thiB gene encoding thiamine ABC transporter substrate binding subunit yields the protein MRRILFSLMAAAAVFSFSAASAADQTLTVYTYESFTSEWGPGAKVAEAFEKTCACKVDYVSVADGVELLTRLKLEGASSKADIVLGLDTNLITEAKATGYFAPHGLDGSAAKVPGGFSDDVFVPYDYAHFAVIYDTETVKNPPKSLKELVEGDPNEKIVIEDPRTSTPGLGLLLWVKSVYGNEAAAAWAKLKGRVLTVTPGWSEAYGLFTKGEAPMVFSYTTSPAYHVIAENTERYQAAAFSEGHYIQIEVAGMTKSAHDPELAKSFLAFMTGPDFQSIIPTTNWMMPVAAGKEPLPDAFSKLVSPKKTFLMSPDEVAANRKAWIDEWLSAMSQN from the coding sequence ATGCGCAGAATTCTGTTTTCCCTGATGGCGGCCGCAGCCGTATTTTCGTTCTCGGCCGCTTCGGCTGCCGACCAGACGCTCACCGTCTATACCTATGAGAGCTTCACCAGCGAATGGGGCCCCGGGGCCAAGGTGGCGGAAGCCTTCGAGAAAACCTGCGCCTGCAAGGTCGATTATGTCAGCGTTGCCGATGGGGTCGAACTTCTCACGCGCCTGAAGCTCGAAGGCGCCTCGTCCAAGGCCGACATCGTGCTCGGCCTCGACACCAACCTGATTACCGAAGCGAAGGCCACCGGTTATTTTGCGCCACACGGTCTCGACGGTTCGGCTGCGAAGGTGCCTGGCGGCTTCAGCGACGATGTCTTCGTACCCTATGACTATGCCCACTTCGCGGTCATCTACGACACCGAGACGGTGAAGAACCCGCCGAAGAGCCTGAAGGAGCTGGTGGAAGGCGATCCGAACGAAAAGATCGTCATCGAGGATCCTCGCACGTCCACGCCCGGTCTCGGCCTGCTGCTCTGGGTAAAGTCGGTCTATGGCAATGAGGCCGCTGCCGCCTGGGCGAAGCTCAAGGGCCGCGTGCTGACTGTCACGCCCGGCTGGTCGGAGGCCTATGGCCTCTTCACCAAAGGCGAAGCACCGATGGTCTTCTCCTACACGACCTCGCCCGCCTATCACGTGATCGCGGAAAATACCGAGCGCTATCAGGCAGCCGCCTTCTCCGAAGGTCACTATATCCAGATCGAAGTGGCGGGCATGACCAAGAGTGCTCATGATCCGGAGCTTGCAAAATCCTTCCTCGCCTTCATGACAGGACCGGATTTCCAGTCGATCATTCCGACCACCAACTGGATGATGCCGGTCGCCGCCGGCAAGGAACCGTTGCCTGATGCTTTCAGCAAGCTCGTTTCACCGAAAAAGACCTTTCTGATGTCGCCGGATGAGGTCGCGGCAAACCGCAAGGCCTGGATCGACGAATGGCTGTCGGCCATGAGCCAGAACTGA
- a CDS encoding MDR family MFS transporter encodes MDMHVAPAPLVESKALRLTLFLFLMSAMFMATLDNQIVSTALPTIVGEFGQMERFGWVGSAYLLATCAVMPLYGKLGDLFGRKYVMLSAILIFTVGSIACGFAVSMNTLIAARVLQGLGGGGIMVSIFAINADLFEPRERARYQSYSSLVLMASGAIGPVLGGAMSDLFGWRSIFLVNIPIGVLVIAGLMVFLPYRRPTRVPKIDYAGALLLAGAITSVVLLADGSELFGSLLSTGGLAVIAFGLLCAVAWVIVERRAPEPVVPLPLFANSTFSLFLIISLASGAIGIGLVNYFALFLQTTTGLTPSLAGLMFVMLTGGIVCGSISAGRMISKTGRYKPFAIASPGIAILSLLLMSQVQPGTSIFLIGAIMGLHGIGIGLGQQVPVLGVQNSAPKRDVGAATGSVTLARMGGASIGISIYGATNAAGLARQDFAIPGLESIEKMTPQILAALPEASRQMVADYYTQAFHPLFVTAAIIALTGLVCAICLKSVHLPQKVAA; translated from the coding sequence ATGGACATGCACGTCGCGCCCGCGCCGCTCGTCGAGAGCAAGGCGCTCCGGCTCACGCTTTTTCTTTTCCTGATGTCGGCGATGTTCATGGCGACGCTCGATAACCAGATCGTCTCCACCGCACTGCCTACCATTGTCGGCGAATTCGGCCAGATGGAGCGTTTCGGCTGGGTGGGCTCGGCCTATCTGCTGGCCACCTGCGCAGTGATGCCGCTCTACGGCAAGCTGGGGGATCTCTTCGGCCGCAAATACGTGATGCTGTCGGCGATCCTGATCTTCACGGTCGGCTCGATCGCCTGCGGTTTTGCCGTTTCGATGAACACGCTGATCGCCGCTCGCGTTCTCCAAGGGTTGGGCGGTGGCGGCATCATGGTGTCGATCTTCGCGATCAATGCCGATCTGTTCGAGCCGCGCGAACGTGCCCGCTACCAGAGTTATTCGAGCTTGGTCCTGATGGCGTCCGGCGCCATCGGCCCCGTGCTCGGCGGCGCTATGAGCGATCTGTTCGGCTGGCGCTCGATCTTTCTCGTCAATATCCCGATCGGTGTGCTGGTGATCGCTGGCCTGATGGTCTTCCTGCCCTATCGCCGCCCGACGCGGGTGCCGAAGATCGATTATGCGGGCGCATTGCTGCTTGCCGGTGCGATCACCAGTGTCGTGCTGCTGGCTGACGGTTCGGAGCTTTTCGGATCGCTGCTCTCGACGGGCGGCCTTGCCGTCATTGCGTTCGGTCTGCTGTGTGCTGTTGCCTGGGTGATCGTCGAGCGGCGTGCGCCGGAACCGGTGGTGCCGCTGCCGTTGTTTGCCAATTCGACCTTCAGCCTGTTTCTGATCATTTCGCTGGCAAGCGGCGCGATCGGCATCGGGCTTGTCAATTATTTTGCCCTTTTCCTGCAGACTACGACGGGGCTCACGCCTTCGCTTGCCGGCCTGATGTTCGTGATGCTGACCGGCGGCATCGTTTGCGGATCGATCTCGGCGGGCCGGATGATTTCGAAGACCGGCCGCTACAAGCCGTTCGCTATCGCTAGCCCCGGAATCGCCATCCTGTCATTGCTACTGATGAGCCAGGTGCAGCCGGGTACATCGATCTTCCTGATCGGCGCGATCATGGGCCTGCACGGCATTGGTATCGGTCTCGGCCAGCAGGTGCCGGTGCTCGGCGTACAGAATAGCGCCCCGAAGCGCGATGTCGGGGCGGCAACGGGCTCCGTGACATTGGCACGCATGGGTGGCGCTTCGATCGGTATTTCCATCTACGGGGCGACGAATGCCGCGGGTTTGGCGCGTCAGGATTTTGCCATTCCCGGCCTCGAGTCGATCGAGAAGATGACGCCGCAGATACTTGCCGCCTTGCCGGAGGCATCGCGCCAGATGGTTGCCGACTATTACACACAGGCCTTCCATCCGCTCTTTGTGACAGCAGCCATCATTGCGCTGACAGGCCTTGTCTGCGCCATCTGCCTGAAGTCGGTTCACCTGCCCCAGAAGGTTGCCGCCTGA
- a CDS encoding MarR family winged helix-turn-helix transcriptional regulator produces the protein MDRLEATRDPQTDRDRISGALTRMRMLIGRRVIARLALDSVAPGLEISHVDVLDVVRRADDGQEVTVGIIAEKLRIDPSRASRIVSEMVTRGVLRREASQADARRIVLVVTEIGARLVAEMHRVKQAIIADIVADWSEEEIEIFSHLFDRFTASFEKAYEARQSAGIEAAE, from the coding sequence ATGGACAGACTTGAAGCCACCCGGGACCCCCAGACCGATCGTGACCGTATCAGCGGCGCGCTGACCCGTATGCGCATGCTGATCGGGCGGCGCGTCATCGCGCGGCTGGCGCTCGACTCCGTTGCCCCGGGGCTGGAGATATCTCATGTCGACGTACTCGACGTGGTGAGGCGCGCCGATGACGGCCAGGAAGTCACCGTTGGGATCATCGCCGAGAAGCTGCGCATCGATCCTTCCCGCGCGAGCCGGATCGTATCGGAGATGGTAACGCGCGGCGTGCTGCGCCGTGAAGCATCGCAGGCGGATGCGCGCCGCATCGTGCTCGTCGTGACAGAGATAGGTGCCCGGCTCGTGGCCGAGATGCACCGCGTCAAGCAGGCGATCATCGCCGACATCGTTGCCGACTGGTCCGAAGAGGAGATTGAAATCTTTTCCCATCTGTTCGATCGGTTCACGGCTTCCTTCGAGAAGGCTTACGAGGCTCGGCAGAGCGCCGGCATTGAAGCGGCCGAATAG
- a CDS encoding thiamine diphosphokinase, translating to MTDQAFTILMGGPLAATDRLLGRLKDTRVIAADGGMRHAAVIGITPELWVGDFDSTSAELIAAWPRVRREPYPPAKNETDGEIAVEAALSRGARSLIFAGALGGERSDHAFMHLIYAVRLAETGLAVHLTSGEEEATPLLPGTLDLDLAKGSLFSILGLDTLEGLSIEGARYPLSNFHLPFGSSRTISNVAEGPVRFTLSSGRAVVLARPYDLTGA from the coding sequence ATGACCGATCAGGCTTTCACGATACTCATGGGCGGGCCTCTTGCCGCCACCGACCGGCTGCTCGGACGCCTGAAGGATACGCGGGTCATCGCGGCCGACGGCGGCATGCGCCACGCGGCCGTTATCGGCATCACGCCTGAACTCTGGGTTGGCGATTTCGACTCGACGTCGGCGGAACTGATCGCAGCGTGGCCGCGGGTTCGCCGCGAGCCCTATCCGCCAGCCAAGAACGAGACAGACGGCGAAATCGCTGTCGAAGCCGCCCTTTCCCGCGGCGCCCGCTCGCTGATTTTTGCCGGCGCACTCGGCGGCGAGCGCAGCGACCATGCCTTCATGCATCTGATCTATGCCGTCAGGCTTGCCGAAACCGGTCTCGCCGTGCACCTGACTTCGGGCGAGGAGGAAGCGACGCCACTTCTGCCGGGGACACTGGACCTCGACCTGGCGAAGGGCAGCCTCTTTTCCATTCTCGGCCTCGATACGCTCGAGGGTCTCTCTATCGAAGGCGCGCGGTATCCGCTCTCGAATTTCCATCTGCCCTTCGGCTCCTCGCGCACGATTTCCAACGTCGCTGAAGGGCCGGTGCGCTTTACCCTTTCCTCCGGCAGGGCAGTCGTTCTTGCCCGCCCCTATGACCTGACGGGAGCCTGA